One genomic window of Pempheris klunzingeri isolate RE-2024b chromosome 12, fPemKlu1.hap1, whole genome shotgun sequence includes the following:
- the LOC139211181 gene encoding DNA damage-inducible transcript 4 protein-like — MSFSCNQSLDGSFPPSPAEDRGSKRLSWGSLLQRLTELKGISQRVTADQCSRSETGSVADMSLSESDSSFFFYPLEEALATEVAVTITQSLNDASDILGCSKLILPDCLLHNISQELLHLAVNEPCGLRGAIIDLCVDRGDQDSLCTVDQIAVDATLVPTFHVTLVLRLESSGLWPKVQKLFKASKSPQTSARHQNTLRLGTSFRAIKRKLYSSGELLIEECC; from the exons atgtctTTTTCGTGCAATCAGTCCCTGGATGGCAGCTTTCCTCCGTCTCCAGCCGAGGACAGGGGCTCGAAGCGGCTGTCCTGGGGCAGCCTGCTGCAGAGGCTGACTGAGCTGAAGGGGATCAGTCAGAGGGTCACAGCTGATCAGTGCAGCAGGAGTGAAACTG GGTCTGTGGCCGACATGTCCCTGTCAGAATCCGACAGTAGTTTCTTCTTCTATCCCCTGGAGGAGGCCTTGGCGACAGAGGTTGCagtaacaataacacaaagtctCAACGATGCATCGGACATCCTGGGCTGCTCCAAACTCATCTTACCAGACTGCCTACTGCACAACATCAGTCAAGAGCTGCTCCACCTGGCTGTCAACGAGCCTTGCGGTCTCAGGGGAGCCATCATTGACCTGTGTGTGGACAGGGGGGACCAGGACTCCCTATGCACTGTGGACCAAATAGCAGTGGATGCCACCCTGGTCCCGACCTTCCACGTGACCCTCGTGCTGAGGCTCGAGTCCAGTGGACTTTGGCCGAAGGTCCAGAAGCTCTTCAAGGCCAGCAAGTCTCCACAGACGTCTGCAAGGCACCAAAACACTCTGAGGCTGGGTACGAGCTTCAGGGCTATTAAGAGGAAACTGTACAGTTCAGGGGAGCTTCTGATTGAGGAGTGCTGCTGA